GAATATGAGCTGTCAAATTGAATAAATTTTCTTTTAAAGAAAAAATAGAAGTAAAAATTTTATTTTAAAGAAATAAATTGCTTGAAATTTGGTCTTTTGACAGGATAAACTTAAAAAAATATAGCTAACTAAGTTATTTTTATCTTTATAGGAAAAATGATGAATATTAATCAAGAAGTAGGACAGCTTATTCGACTTGCTAGGAAAAAGCGAGGATTGACGCTCAATGATTTTTCTAAACTGATTTATAAAAATCCCTCCACTATTTCTAAATATGAAAAGGGAGAAATTATTATTGATATTCCGACGATATACGCTATTTCTAAAGCACTGGATGTTGAAATTGATCAACTTTTGGTACGTCCTCACAAGGAACTTCGTTTCAATTTAGCCACACAGGTTCCCGCTTTCTTTTTAGGTTTATCACAATTTTACGCGTACTTTTATGATGGTCGTAATAACTCTATCGTGCCTTGTGTGATTGATTTAATTAGCCAGCAAGCTGTGAATCAGTTTAAAGTTATGATGTATATGAATTATAAGGATTTTTATCAGTACAAAAAATGTGAAAATATTTATTCCGGATATATGGAGCATTTTGATGCGGTAACAAATATTGCCTTATCTAACCAGCATATGCCAATGGAAAAGGCAAGTATTCAAATCTTAGCTTCTCAACTTGATGCCGATAGGAAATGGGGATTATGGAATGGTTTTTCTACACGTCCAATGATGCCTGTTGCAACCAAAATGCTTTTTTCACAAAGTAGGCTGGTACAAGACGAGGAGTTGATTACACAACTAAAAATTTCAAAAGAAGACATTAAACTATGTCGTTTGTACAATATGTTTATTGTGATTTAACCTATATATTTTTCTATATGAGCAGAATGAAGGATTGTACAATTCTTTGTTTTTTGTATGTTTTACAAAAGTTACCGCACTTTTATCTCTATATTTTTTTATCTCTATACTTTTTCTCGCCTATGCCCAATATTATGGTTCAACAGATATCTGTGAAGATAAGTGCTCAACGGCATTAATTTTATCCACAATAAACTGACCCTCTTGTCCTTGTTCTTGGTTGTAATGCACTACATTAATGGCGGTGTTTAAAATGGATTTTCATTGTGCTTTTTGTTCTTGTTGGCACTGGCTTTTAAATGGGTACTGTCGGTAAACAGATATTTGCCACCCACCAAGCCTTTTTCCATCGATTGCCACACGATACAGGTAAAAATACGCTCAAATACATCCCTACCATTAAAACGACGAATGCGATTTTGGCTTAATATGCTGGCATCAATCACTTTTTCCGTTAAGTACATCCCTAAAAACCAACGATAAGCCACATTGACCTCAATCTCTTTCACCAATTGGTGTTCGCTTTTAATGCCAAAGAGATAGCCCAACAGCATAATTTTAAACAAACGCACAGGGTCAACGGCAGGACGACCGTTATCTTGGCAATAAAGATGGGCAACCTCATCACGGATAAATTCAAAATCAATGGCTTTGGCGACCTTGCGAACAAGATGGTCTTTGGAAACCAGTTGCTCAAGACTTATCATCTCGAGTTCATATTGAGGAGAATGGGGATTTTTAAGCATAGGCATTTCCTTTTTTCGATATGCCTATTAGATCAAACCTCTAGAGAGATGTCTAGAGGTTTGTCAGCGGTCTGAACCTCTCCAAATGGAGAGGTTTTGTCTATTATACTTTTTTAGTTCAAATCTTTTTTCTCTACGCTAATGTAAGGAATCCGTAAAACACGGTTTTTTAATTTCCATGCAGTTCCAGCATCAGCTGGTTTGCCATTAGCTAAATTCTCAGCAAAAGCCATAATCGCTTGACTTTGTGCCATCCAATCATTTCTTACCGTTCCGGCAAGTTTTCCTTGTTGAATTAAGGTAAGCGCTTCAGGTGTTGCATCTACACCATAAATAGGTAATGTTTTACCTTGTTCAAGCGTTGCTTCAACCGCTCCAATTGCCATTGCATCGTTATTCGCAATAATGACTTCAATACGGTTGTGATCTGTTTTAAGCCATGCAGCTACTTTTTCTTTCGCAATATGTTTTCGCCAATATGCTGGCTCTAATGCTAATTGTTCTGCGGTAACCCCTAACTTTTTAAATTCATTCATTACCGCTTTTGTCCGAATTTCAGCATCGGGATGAAAATCTTCCCCTTTTAGCAAAGCATATTGAATTTTGCCATCGTGATTTAAATCATAATGTGGGTTCTCTTTCCATTGTTTTGCGATCATTTGAGCCTGCAATCTTCCTGCTTCTTCCGGTAAAGCCCCCACATAATAGGCTTTATTATAGCTGGCTATTGCTTTTTCCCCTGGATCTCGATTAAAGAAAATAACGGGAACATTTTTTTCTTTTGCTTTACCTAATACGGTATCCCATGCGTGAGGATAAACGAGATTTACCGCTAAAACATTTATTCTCTGTTTGAGTAATCCTTCTACTTGATTATTTTGAACAAATTGAGAATTCTGAGAATCATTAAACAATAATTGAAGATGATGAGAAATTGCTTTATTTGACATTTCCTTTTTCATCAATTGTATAAAGTCATCGCCATGATGATAAAAGGTTATGCCGACACGAGTCTCTGCATATCCAGACACTGAAAAACCTAATCCCATCGCCACAACTAAAGGTTTGAAATAACTTGTTTTCATTTTAATTCTCCTAATCCTACACAAGTTTTGTAGAATGGGATCATAGTACTCCTCTTGGAGTAAAAATGATGTGAGCTTGTTCACATTTCTCAATATTTTTAAAATAAAAAGCGGTAAATACTTAACTTTGCAAAATAAAGAAAAATATTTACCGCTTGATCAAACGACAACTTTAATCTGTTTTTCTCGCTTTAAATACGAAAATTAAAATCGCCATGACAATTGCCGTTGTTACAAAACCAAATAGACCAGATTCCGTAAAACCGAGAACTAAGTAGCCAGCAATAGATGCACATGCCACTAGTAATGCATACGGGAGTTGCGAGATAACGTGATCCATATGATTACATTGCGCACCTGTTGAAGATAAAATCGTGGTATCTGATACAGGAGAACAGTGATCTCCACAAACGGCTCCCGCCATTACCGCAGATAAGCATGGAATAATTAAATTAGGATCTGAGTTTACCGCCATTGAAGCTCCAATCGGTAACATAATACCAAATGTTCCCCAGCTTGTTCCCGTTGAAAATGCCATAACAGAAGCTAAAACAAATAAAATTGCAGGTAAAAAGGCTGGATTGATATTACCTGCAACAAGGCTAGATAAATACTTCCCTGTTTGCATGTCGCTCACCACACCATTGATAGTCCAGGCGAAGAAAAGAATCAAAATCGCACCAGACATCATTTTAGCGCCTAAACCATAAGATTTAACGTATTCAGCGACAGATAAACTACGATTTAATGCCAAGCAAATTGTTAATACGATTAAGCTTAATACGCTACCTGTTACAAGAGAAATCCCTACGGTTGTATTTTCAAAAGCACCTAATACACTAAATTCCGTACCATTTGCAGCTAAAGCATCTCCGCCTGTTTTTAGCATCATTGCGACAGTACCAATAATCAACGCAATAATAGGTAAAATCAGATGAGAAACTTTCCCTTTACTTTCGATAATCTCATCCTCAACTTCTTCTTGATGAGATGCATGACGCTCAAATCGAGCCATTGAACCAATATCAAAACTAAA
This genomic window from Actinobacillus porcitonsillarum contains:
- a CDS encoding Na+/H+ antiporter NhaC family protein; this translates as MNLVDYSASFWSVVPALLALMLAIMTRRVLISLSVGILVGALMLSGGDVIGALIYLKNSVISLIYKGGDEGFNANNISIILFLVLLGVLTSLLSASGANQAFANWAQTKIKGKRGAKLVAACLVFVTFIDDYFHSLAVGAIARPVTDKFKVSRAKLAYILDSTAAPMCVMMPISSWGAYIITLVAGLLTTHAIAGYTPLGAFITMSSMNFYAIFSIVMVFFVAYFSFDIGSMARFERHASHQEEVEDEIIESKGKVSHLILPIIALIIGTVAMMLKTGGDALAANGTEFSVLGAFENTTVGISLVTGSVLSLIVLTICLALNRSLSVAEYVKSYGLGAKMMSGAILILFFAWTINGVVSDMQTGKYLSSLVAGNINPAFLPAILFVLASVMAFSTGTSWGTFGIMLPIGASMAVNSDPNLIIPCLSAVMAGAVCGDHCSPVSDTTILSSTGAQCNHMDHVISQLPYALLVACASIAGYLVLGFTESGLFGFVTTAIVMAILIFVFKARKTD
- a CDS encoding substrate-binding domain-containing protein, producing the protein MKTSYFKPLVVAMGLGFSVSGYAETRVGITFYHHGDDFIQLMKKEMSNKAISHHLQLLFNDSQNSQFVQNNQVEGLLKQRINVLAVNLVYPHAWDTVLGKAKEKNVPVIFFNRDPGEKAIASYNKAYYVGALPEEAGRLQAQMIAKQWKENPHYDLNHDGKIQYALLKGEDFHPDAEIRTKAVMNEFKKLGVTAEQLALEPAYWRKHIAKEKVAAWLKTDHNRIEVIIANNDAMAIGAVEATLEQGKTLPIYGVDATPEALTLIQQGKLAGTVRNDWMAQSQAIMAFAENLANGKPADAGTAWKLKNRVLRIPYISVEKKDLN
- a CDS encoding helix-turn-helix domain-containing protein, whose amino-acid sequence is MNINQEVGQLIRLARKKRGLTLNDFSKLIYKNPSTISKYEKGEIIIDIPTIYAISKALDVEIDQLLVRPHKELRFNLATQVPAFFLGLSQFYAYFYDGRNNSIVPCVIDLISQQAVNQFKVMMYMNYKDFYQYKKCENIYSGYMEHFDAVTNIALSNQHMPMEKASIQILASQLDADRKWGLWNGFSTRPMMPVATKMLFSQSRLVQDEELITQLKISKEDIKLCRLYNMFIVI